A DNA window from Mucilaginibacter xinganensis contains the following coding sequences:
- a CDS encoding NAD-dependent epimerase, whose protein sequence is MKILVTGTAGFIGFHVARRLLKRGDTVIGIDNLNDYYDVNLKYARLAQTGITLSDVEYAKPVTSKTFKNYTYVKLDLMDKIELENLFETYHFDAVCNLAAQAGVRYSLTNPEVYIDSNIKGFLNILECCRHFKVNHLVYASSSSVYGLNKKFPFSEHDIADHPVSLYAASKKANEMMAHTYSHLFNLRTTGLRFFTVYGPWGRPDMALFIFTKAMLEDKPIEIFNNGQMKRDFTYIDDIVDGIVHVIDSPAESNAGWDPKKPDPATSTAPFRIFNIGRGTPISLLDFVHEIEEQTHKTAQKCFLPMQDGDVAETCADVSNLAQILNYKPQTSVHTGVSRFIAWYQTFYKVQKHEIAVLPTE, encoded by the coding sequence ATGAAAATTTTAGTTACCGGTACTGCCGGTTTTATTGGCTTTCACGTGGCCAGGCGTCTCTTAAAACGTGGAGATACAGTGATTGGCATCGATAATTTAAACGATTATTATGACGTAAATTTAAAGTATGCGCGCCTCGCGCAGACAGGTATTACGTTGTCGGATGTTGAATATGCCAAACCGGTCACTAGCAAAACGTTCAAAAACTATACATATGTCAAACTGGACCTGATGGATAAAATAGAACTGGAAAATCTTTTTGAGACATACCATTTTGATGCTGTTTGTAACCTGGCTGCCCAGGCCGGTGTACGTTATAGCTTAACAAATCCTGAAGTTTATATCGACTCAAACATTAAAGGATTTTTAAATATCTTAGAATGCTGCCGGCATTTTAAAGTTAACCACCTGGTTTATGCAAGTTCGTCGAGCGTTTATGGATTGAATAAGAAATTCCCCTTTAGTGAGCACGATATTGCCGACCACCCGGTGTCATTATACGCAGCATCGAAAAAAGCGAATGAAATGATGGCACATACTTACAGCCACCTTTTTAACTTACGAACAACCGGCTTACGTTTTTTTACAGTATATGGCCCATGGGGCCGGCCGGATATGGCCTTGTTTATATTCACTAAGGCAATGTTGGAAGACAAGCCGATTGAGATATTCAACAATGGCCAAATGAAACGTGACTTTACATATATAGACGACATAGTTGATGGTATAGTTCATGTGATAGACAGCCCGGCGGAAAGCAATGCAGGTTGGGACCCCAAAAAACCAGATCCTGCCACTTCAACAGCACCATTCCGGATCTTTAATATCGGAAGAGGAACACCGATCAGCCTGTTGGATTTTGTTCACGAAATTGAAGAGCAAACCCATAAAACCGCTCAAAAATGTTTCTTGCCTATGCAGGATGGAGACGTAGCTGAGACATGTGCCGATGTTTCAAATCTCGCTCAAATTTTAAATTATAAACCACAAACATCAGTACATACTGGGGTGTCCAGGTTTATTGCATGGTATCAAACATTTTACAAGGTCCAGAAACACGAAATTGCAGTTTTACCTACTGAATAA
- a CDS encoding pectate lyase family protein, with the protein MKRNKKTIKNVAFASLALGAILLFGSCKKGTEGTSPTTDSTALSASIAGAGITNAAAAATVYNVDVTGLRSDGGYAYKIAYPLTQTGDSNTAPTASSLALFENGVKLGPAHSVHQDIRDLGKGRYSHWGTSLIFSASDNTNPATNGRKYTFSFGGSDTTASTGGSGSGTGTGSGTTNSTGVDAGLVGYALVNGTTTGGKGGNSVTVTSISQLKSAVAGSSPKIIYVSGTITGAGDDLVYVGSNTSIIGKPGATLVGLSLFMETVNNIIVQDIRFKNYVYDAAVMVKYESTHIWVDHCEFSTDRTHGWDYWGKDISITRASDFCTISWCKFHDTNLSVLISGGIIGHEADKGKLHITLHHNYWYNVSEREPDMNYGSVHLFNNYHLDNNDYSIGARAGGNVRTDNEYFQNCAKPLSTNLAGDPPGYFSGVTTNVYANCGKNDITTPISTWVPAYSYKAALDVAANVPSIVTKGTGPRAIH; encoded by the coding sequence ATGAAAAGAAACAAAAAAACTATTAAAAACGTGGCTTTCGCCAGCTTGGCATTAGGTGCAATTCTATTATTTGGAAGTTGCAAAAAAGGAACAGAAGGTACATCACCTACCACTGACAGTACAGCTTTATCTGCAAGTATTGCAGGGGCCGGTATTACAAATGCAGCTGCTGCTGCGACTGTTTACAATGTAGATGTAACAGGGTTAAGATCCGATGGCGGTTATGCTTACAAAATCGCTTATCCCTTAACACAAACCGGTGATTCAAACACAGCACCAACAGCGTCTTCGCTTGCTCTGTTTGAAAATGGAGTTAAGCTGGGTCCTGCGCATTCTGTTCATCAGGACATTCGGGACCTAGGTAAAGGCCGGTACAGTCATTGGGGTACTTCATTGATTTTTTCGGCATCTGACAACACAAATCCCGCAACAAATGGCAGGAAGTATACATTTTCATTTGGTGGCTCAGATACTACCGCATCAACAGGCGGAAGCGGTTCCGGAACTGGAACTGGCTCCGGAACAACCAACAGTACAGGCGTAGATGCCGGACTTGTAGGTTACGCGCTTGTTAATGGCACAACCACTGGAGGTAAAGGCGGTAACTCGGTTACAGTAACCTCTATCTCTCAATTAAAATCTGCAGTTGCAGGCTCCTCTCCTAAAATTATCTATGTGAGCGGAACAATTACAGGTGCCGGTGATGACCTGGTGTATGTAGGCTCAAACACATCAATAATTGGTAAGCCGGGTGCAACCTTAGTAGGTTTAAGCCTCTTTATGGAAACCGTGAATAATATTATCGTCCAGGATATTAGGTTTAAAAACTATGTGTATGATGCAGCAGTTATGGTAAAATACGAATCAACCCACATTTGGGTTGATCACTGTGAGTTTTCTACAGACAGGACCCACGGCTGGGATTATTGGGGTAAAGATATTTCAATTACCCGCGCCTCTGATTTTTGTACGATTTCATGGTGTAAATTCCATGATACTAACCTTTCGGTATTAATAAGTGGTGGAATAATAGGACATGAAGCCGATAAAGGCAAGCTTCATATTACATTGCACCACAATTACTGGTATAATGTAAGTGAGAGAGAGCCCGACATGAACTACGGAAGTGTCCATTTGTTTAACAACTATCACTTAGACAACAATGATTATTCTATCGGAGCAAGAGCAGGCGGAAATGTCAGAACAGATAATGAGTATTTTCAAAACTGCGCTAAGCCATTATCTACGAATTTAGCAGGTGATCCTCCAGGCTATTTTAGCGGTGTAACTACAAACGTTTATGCCAACTGTGGTAAAAATGATATTACTACTCCTATTTCTACTTGGGTTCCGGCATATTCTTATAAAGCAGCGCTTGATGTGGCTGCCAACGTACCTTCAATAGTTACAAAAGGAACAGGTCCACGTGCTATACACTAA
- a CDS encoding glycosyltransferase family 4 protein yields MIKTGQKILIVGDTAQALMDFKGKLIEELAEQHKVYVFTPPILKKQYRDKLTLMKVGIYESQLRGSNVSIISDLKYIVNLYNVIKQVRPDIFFPSTFKPVIYGTLLAKLCRVKRIVPMLSGLGYNFTEKGKNGLLSKITRILLKFSLLHSRSLKIIFQNKDDYQTLLSYNILNEKHKAFVVSGSGVDLDHYKYDEPDTKNIGFLMMARLINAKGIYEYFEAAKEIRSRFPNIEFKLIGPYDNNVDAISAELFKEINSGTIVQYVGNVDDVRPYVKNAAIVVLPSYYGEGIPRSLLESMAMGRPIITCDSVGCRETIVSSPAINGFLVPPKDVPALVSKMEYYINNPHAIRTDGLNGLAYAKKRFSVYLVNADVLKIMELK; encoded by the coding sequence ATGATCAAGACCGGGCAAAAAATTCTCATTGTGGGCGATACAGCCCAGGCATTAATGGATTTTAAAGGAAAATTAATTGAAGAATTAGCCGAACAGCATAAGGTATATGTTTTCACTCCCCCAATCCTAAAAAAACAGTATAGGGACAAGCTAACGCTGATGAAAGTTGGGATTTACGAAAGCCAGCTGAGAGGCAGTAACGTCTCGATTATTTCAGATCTTAAGTATATTGTCAATTTGTACAATGTGATTAAACAGGTACGGCCCGACATTTTTTTCCCCTCTACCTTTAAACCTGTCATTTATGGAACTTTACTGGCCAAATTATGTCGCGTTAAAAGGATAGTACCCATGCTTTCAGGACTGGGGTACAACTTTACTGAAAAAGGCAAAAACGGACTGTTAAGTAAAATAACACGGATTTTATTAAAATTCAGCCTGTTACACTCCAGGAGCCTAAAGATCATATTTCAAAATAAAGATGATTACCAAACATTATTATCATATAACATACTGAACGAAAAGCATAAAGCATTTGTAGTAAGCGGCTCGGGTGTTGACCTTGATCACTATAAGTATGACGAGCCTGATACCAAAAATATAGGCTTTTTAATGATGGCACGGCTAATAAACGCCAAAGGCATTTATGAATATTTTGAAGCAGCCAAAGAAATCCGTTCCCGTTTCCCAAACATAGAATTTAAGCTTATCGGCCCTTATGATAACAATGTTGACGCAATAAGCGCAGAATTATTTAAAGAAATAAACAGCGGAACCATCGTGCAATATGTAGGTAATGTAGATGATGTGAGACCATACGTAAAAAATGCCGCAATAGTAGTTTTGCCTTCTTATTATGGCGAAGGAATCCCCCGCAGCCTGCTGGAAAGCATGGCAATGGGGCGTCCTATCATAACCTGTGATTCAGTTGGTTGCAGGGAAACCATCGTATCATCACCTGCAATAAACGGATTCCTGGTACCACCTAAAGATGTACCCGCACTTGTTTCAAAAATGGAATATTACATCAATAATCCACACGCTATCCGCACTGACGGTTTAAACGGCTTGGCTTACGCAAAAAAAAGATTCAGTGTTTATTTGGTTAATGCAGATGTGCTTAAAATAATGGAATTAAAATAA
- a CDS encoding phytanoyl-CoA dioxygenase family protein, with translation MENNFLYSEKNFCDFKHSMDHYGWVIYEDVLSTDFVEKINDDLEAAYIDRRKIQEKNGISANMDGTLHHLVERNNFSIPFLEKMICDDEIRNFLGGNYILNGLNAVIHRKQEHPYLSNMHRDVRTFSSDTKMLLQMIVTLDDFTRLNGATYFLSGSHKIDLRPDETYFKKFADRAIAPQGSIILFNSNIWHAAGENYTDEPRRALTLGFTRPFYKQQFDYTRFLGYDFASQLKPDLQQVIGYNSRIPETLDEYYQPPELRMYQRDQG, from the coding sequence ATGGAAAACAACTTTCTTTATTCTGAAAAGAACTTTTGCGATTTTAAGCATTCCATGGATCATTATGGATGGGTTATTTATGAAGATGTTTTATCAACCGATTTTGTTGAAAAGATTAATGATGATTTGGAAGCGGCATACATAGACCGGCGAAAAATCCAGGAAAAAAATGGTATCAGCGCAAATATGGACGGAACGCTGCACCATCTGGTTGAGAGAAATAATTTCAGCATCCCCTTTCTGGAAAAAATGATCTGTGATGATGAGATCCGTAATTTTTTAGGTGGCAATTACATTCTTAATGGATTAAATGCAGTAATCCACCGGAAGCAGGAACACCCTTATTTGAGCAACATGCACAGGGATGTGCGAACATTTAGTAGCGACACCAAAATGCTGTTACAGATGATTGTAACATTAGATGATTTTACTAGGCTAAATGGGGCAACATATTTCCTTTCGGGATCGCATAAAATTGACCTAAGACCAGATGAAACTTACTTTAAAAAATTTGCAGATCGCGCAATAGCCCCTCAAGGTAGTATCATTTTATTCAACTCAAATATCTGGCACGCGGCAGGAGAAAATTATACAGACGAACCAAGAAGAGCATTGACATTAGGTTTTACGCGCCCGTTTTACAAACAGCAATTTGATTACACACGTTTTTTAGGTTACGATTTCGCTTCACAATTAAAACCTGATTTACAACAGGTTATTGGCTATAATTCCCGAATCCCTGAAACTCTTGACGAATACTACCAGCCACCGGAATTAAGAATGTATCAGCGCGATCAGGGTTAA
- a CDS encoding GNAT family N-acetyltransferase has translation MTISVYLRPLILSDALTSFQWRNDPEIWVYTKFKPTMYITPELETEWLRENLNKPNQSRFAICLKELDTYIGNVQLLDITECGGELHLFIGNKLYWGKGVGYQATMLLLRFAFLERNLELVYLRVHPANIPAISIYEKAGFEITGKEDGLIRMSALKKNILKLGFLKK, from the coding sequence ATGACAATTTCAGTATACCTGCGGCCATTGATTTTATCAGATGCATTAACATCTTTTCAATGGAGAAATGATCCGGAAATTTGGGTCTATACTAAATTTAAACCCACTATGTACATTACGCCGGAGTTAGAAACGGAGTGGCTGCGGGAAAACCTTAACAAACCCAACCAAAGCCGGTTTGCAATATGTTTAAAAGAACTTGACACATACATAGGGAACGTTCAACTACTTGATATAACTGAATGCGGGGGAGAATTGCATTTGTTTATTGGTAATAAATTATACTGGGGAAAAGGTGTTGGTTACCAGGCAACTATGCTATTGCTGAGGTTTGCTTTTTTGGAAAGAAACCTGGAACTTGTTTATTTACGGGTGCATCCTGCAAACATTCCTGCAATATCCATTTATGAAAAGGCAGGCTTCGAAATTACAGGCAAAGAGGATGGGCTTATCCGAATGTCCGCATTGAAGAAGAATATCTTAAAACTCGGTTTTCTCAAGAAATGA
- a CDS encoding GNAT family N-acetyltransferase — MTQLFTIADKNEWNWYVQNAMEYDFCHTWHYHHIDTSASSLLFIYEEGTDFIALPLVKRQIPGSTFYDLTCVYGFSGPISNKKMEDLGDTMIENFKAAFLDFVEAGKYVSVFSRMHPFYKQQILLETLGGVHENGLTVVLDLSINIEEQRKRYRQSTMDAVKHAWKKGFKVREEKGPAAVATFIEIYNETMSRVGASDSYLFSETYINQLINTEEYHAKILMVYDGDTVISSTIIIFTNGIIQAHLVGTRTKYLCHSPTKFLVDEITIIGRALGMRYYNLGGGVGFKDDTIFKWKTSFTDYVLPYKSWRFIANPSVYQQLLHEKGIDENSDVDFFPLYRYNQPVSSLISI; from the coding sequence ATGACCCAATTATTTACTATCGCGGATAAAAATGAATGGAATTGGTATGTCCAAAACGCAATGGAATATGATTTTTGTCATACCTGGCATTATCATCACATCGACACCAGCGCATCCTCCTTGCTATTTATTTATGAAGAAGGTACTGATTTTATAGCGCTGCCTTTAGTAAAAAGGCAAATTCCCGGAAGCACTTTTTACGATCTGACATGTGTGTATGGTTTTTCAGGCCCAATTTCAAATAAAAAAATGGAGGATTTGGGCGACACGATGATTGAAAATTTCAAGGCCGCTTTCCTTGATTTCGTGGAAGCCGGAAAATATGTTTCTGTATTTTCAAGAATGCATCCATTTTATAAACAACAGATATTACTTGAAACGCTTGGCGGAGTACATGAAAATGGCCTGACAGTAGTTTTAGACCTATCAATAAATATTGAAGAACAACGAAAACGGTACCGGCAATCAACGATGGATGCTGTAAAACATGCCTGGAAAAAAGGTTTTAAAGTACGAGAAGAAAAAGGGCCGGCCGCCGTAGCTACTTTTATTGAAATCTATAATGAAACCATGTCGCGTGTGGGCGCTTCTGATTCTTATTTATTTAGCGAAACATATATTAATCAATTAATTAACACAGAAGAATATCATGCCAAAATATTAATGGTATATGATGGCGATACTGTAATATCGTCTACTATAATTATTTTTACCAATGGTATAATTCAGGCCCATCTTGTTGGTACGAGAACAAAATACCTATGCCACAGCCCAACCAAATTCCTGGTGGATGAAATTACCATAATTGGAAGAGCATTAGGTATGCGCTATTATAACCTAGGTGGTGGAGTTGGTTTTAAAGATGATACTATTTTTAAATGGAAAACGTCTTTCACCGATTATGTTTTGCCCTACAAAAGCTGGCGCTTTATAGCAAATCCATCCGTTTACCAGCAACTTCTTCATGAAAAAGGTATTGATGAAAATTCTGATGTAGATTTTTTTCCTCTTTATCGCTATAACCAACCTGTCTCATCGCTAATATCTATTTAA
- a CDS encoding polysaccharide biosynthesis protein — protein MRIHTRIIRHSNTRDMMRVFAAVLISNILFTLILTMPFSPYFKFSLSGVAHVLMINIFISSSLLMGMRIVIKDLFVYICVPGYTLKKDNVLVYGSNNSAILIKNAVEAQNELKINVLGFIDSKADKIHKHLEQKRVYPIQDIACLKQKYAVKTMFFTAEGLNSDCKRAALDECIKLGIKVITVPPSKQWINGRPNLNEFKDLKIEDLLERAPIELCKDHVFDELDGKKILVTGAAGSIGSEIVRQILSYNPEYIILCDQAESPLHDIQLEIEDGIYAGKTRIFIADIKNTTRIKTLFNLYKPQIVFHAAAYKHVPMMENNPTEAVLTNIWGTKNIADISLEFGVEKFVMISTDKAVRPTNIMGATKRIAEMYIQSLNNAMLNRQHRFDGQSEGCLCQTKFITTRFGNVLGSNGSVIPRFKSQIERGGPVTVTHPDITRYFMTIPEAVQLVLEAAVMGKGAEIFLFDMGDPVKITDLAANMIKLAGLKPGKDIEIIFTGLRPGEKLYEELLNDEELVIPTYNKSIKISKTISNCYIDVDNLIKDLLELNASNNIDLMVSKMKSILPDFISNNSKYEKLDLKMEKLEIL, from the coding sequence ATGCGGATACACACCCGCATCATCAGGCACTCAAATACCAGGGACATGATGCGTGTTTTTGCGGCGGTGCTTATTAGTAATATCCTTTTTACATTGATTTTAACGATGCCGTTTTCCCCTTATTTTAAATTCAGCTTAAGCGGAGTTGCGCATGTGTTAATGATAAATATCTTCATATCCTCATCCTTGTTAATGGGAATGCGAATTGTTATCAAAGATCTGTTTGTTTATATCTGCGTGCCGGGTTATACATTAAAAAAGGACAACGTGTTAGTGTATGGATCAAACAATTCAGCAATTTTAATCAAGAACGCAGTGGAGGCACAAAATGAGCTTAAAATAAATGTACTTGGGTTTATTGATTCAAAAGCAGATAAAATACATAAGCATCTTGAACAAAAACGCGTTTACCCGATACAGGATATCGCTTGTTTAAAACAAAAATATGCCGTCAAAACAATGTTTTTTACCGCCGAAGGACTAAATAGCGACTGTAAACGGGCGGCGCTGGACGAATGTATTAAACTGGGAATTAAAGTAATAACCGTCCCCCCATCCAAACAATGGATTAATGGCAGACCAAATTTAAATGAGTTCAAGGATTTAAAAATCGAGGACCTTTTAGAGCGTGCGCCTATTGAATTATGTAAAGACCACGTTTTTGATGAGCTTGACGGGAAAAAAATTTTGGTTACAGGAGCGGCGGGCTCTATTGGCTCAGAGATTGTAAGACAAATATTAAGTTACAATCCAGAATATATAATTCTTTGCGACCAGGCTGAATCGCCCTTGCATGATATCCAATTAGAAATAGAGGATGGGATTTACGCCGGCAAAACACGAATTTTTATTGCAGATATTAAAAATACGACCCGCATAAAAACACTGTTCAATTTGTATAAGCCTCAAATTGTTTTCCATGCTGCCGCTTACAAGCATGTACCTATGATGGAAAACAACCCAACCGAGGCAGTCTTAACAAATATATGGGGAACTAAAAATATTGCAGATATATCGCTTGAGTTTGGGGTAGAAAAATTTGTAATGATCTCTACGGATAAAGCAGTAAGGCCAACCAATATTATGGGAGCCACCAAACGTATCGCCGAAATGTATATTCAATCGTTGAACAACGCTATGCTTAATAGGCAACACAGATTTGACGGCCAAAGCGAAGGGTGCCTTTGCCAAACAAAATTTATAACCACCCGGTTTGGCAATGTACTCGGCTCAAACGGATCTGTAATACCACGGTTTAAATCACAAATTGAACGCGGGGGCCCTGTAACAGTAACTCACCCGGATATAACACGCTATTTTATGACCATACCTGAAGCCGTACAGCTTGTTTTGGAAGCCGCAGTAATGGGAAAAGGTGCCGAAATATTTTTATTTGATATGGGAGACCCTGTTAAAATCACCGACCTGGCAGCAAATATGATAAAACTAGCCGGTTTAAAACCCGGAAAAGATATTGAAATTATTTTTACAGGCTTAAGGCCGGGAGAGAAATTATATGAAGAGCTTTTAAATGATGAGGAACTGGTAATTCCCACGTATAATAAAAGCATAAAAATTTCAAAAACTATCTCCAACTGCTATATAGATGTTGACAATTTAATTAAAGATTTGCTGGAACTCAACGCAAGTAATAATATTGATTTGATGGTTTCGAAAATGAAATCTATACTTCCTGATTTTATAAGTAATAACTCAAAATATGAGAAGTTAGATCTCAAAATGGAAAAATTAGAGATATTATAA
- a CDS encoding helix-turn-helix domain-containing protein yields the protein MGEILERVVRRDRMSISELSRNLDVSRRTIYNWFEMERLSVEIIKRIGFVIGHDFSKEFPEEFAINSVTVNPEHRRIEPHLADPPPNAVYYWMDRYIKLLEKYTEVLNHGNTGLLIILFFRLDTSFSTIFFV from the coding sequence ATGGGCGAAATCTTAGAGCGGGTGGTACGCAGGGATCGTATGAGTATTAGTGAACTTTCACGAAACCTGGACGTTAGCCGCCGGACCATTTACAATTGGTTTGAAATGGAAAGGCTTAGTGTTGAAATTATAAAAAGGATTGGCTTTGTAATTGGCCATGATTTCTCAAAGGAATTTCCCGAAGAGTTTGCAATCAATAGTGTAACCGTTAATCCTGAACACAGAAGAATTGAACCACACCTTGCAGATCCTCCGCCAAATGCCGTTTATTACTGGATGGACAGGTATATTAAATTATTGGAAAAGTACACGGAAGTTTTAAACCATGGCAATACCGGTTTGCTTATAATTTTATTTTTCCGCCTGGACACCTCGTTTTCTACAATCTTCTTTGTATAA
- a CDS encoding universal stress protein: protein MKNILFLNELKSQDDSTAKNALRLAYALRCDLILLCPFNEEGILKNISDDHGVCESFDLSRKELLLNIERQLKMLQPILDSSEGFRPQLQYLIKEGSIENSIAQIIKNDAVYMILIGTHHCMDFSNFLFGKYVNQIADQAKCPVLLIPSNALLGEVTNICYTTDTGMYNLENLKMLRNLAQKLNSNMSLLHVSADGLPCLKSDDAVSEFLEYISSPDKHPAINYHDFNGAENETTFNDVVEKEDIDILIMPHRKYHFFKFIFKAVLAKKLFNYNNIPVLIVPAYQ from the coding sequence ATGAAAAACATCCTCTTTCTAAATGAACTTAAGTCACAGGATGACAGTACCGCTAAGAACGCGCTGCGACTTGCATACGCTTTGAGATGCGACCTGATTTTATTGTGTCCTTTTAACGAGGAAGGCATACTGAAAAATATTTCGGATGACCATGGTGTCTGCGAATCCTTTGATTTATCACGAAAAGAACTTTTACTTAATATCGAAAGGCAGCTAAAAATGCTTCAGCCTATTCTTGACAGCAGTGAAGGATTTAGACCGCAACTGCAATATCTTATCAAGGAAGGGTCTATTGAAAATAGTATTGCGCAAATTATAAAAAATGATGCGGTTTATATGATATTGATAGGAACGCACCATTGCATGGATTTTTCAAATTTCCTTTTTGGAAAGTATGTTAATCAAATAGCCGACCAGGCAAAATGCCCTGTATTACTTATCCCCTCAAACGCATTATTAGGCGAAGTAACAAACATTTGCTATACTACCGACACGGGCATGTATAACCTTGAAAATTTGAAAATGTTACGAAATTTAGCGCAGAAGCTCAATTCAAATATGTCTTTACTTCATGTAAGCGCTGATGGGCTGCCCTGCCTCAAAAGCGACGACGCTGTGTCGGAATTTTTAGAATATATTTCATCGCCAGACAAACACCCCGCCATTAACTATCATGACTTTAATGGCGCCGAAAATGAAACCACATTTAACGATGTTGTGGAAAAAGAGGACATTGATATTCTTATAATGCCCCATAGAAAATATCATTTTTTTAAATTCATATTTAAAGCTGTTCTGGCAAAAAAATTATTCAACTATAACAATATCCCCGTTTTGATCGTTCCGGCTTACCAATAA
- a CDS encoding MBOAT family O-acyltransferase, which produces MLFNSVSFAIFLPGVFILYWFVLNKNLKLQNILLLVASYFFYACWDWRFMFLLIFSTLLDYFTGIKMSETEKPGKRKFWFWLSVSINLGFLAVFKYYNFFAGSFSEAISNLGFYVSPWTLKVILPVGISFYTFHGLSYVIDIYKKRINAERNIVDYALFVSFFPLLVAGPIERATHLLPQVKRKRIFDYTLGVDGLRQILWGLFKKAVIADQCSVYANTIFANSHIYSGSTLVLGALFFTFQIYCDFSGYSDIALGVAKLFGIELLRNFAFPYFSRDIAEFWRRWHISLSSWFRDYLYIPLGGSKGGTWEKVRNTFIIFLVSGFWHGANWTFIAWGFLNALFIMPSILFNTNRNNLEIVAKGKSLPTLKEFLNMLLTFSLVVFAWIFFRASSLSDATNYISRIFSGSLFTIPQFDANRLEVLETMILILIFLVIEWNGRENQYAIAKLGKLKSRGYRLAFYFSIILLIFLFMGREQQFIYFQF; this is translated from the coding sequence ATGCTTTTTAACTCTGTCTCGTTTGCTATTTTTTTACCGGGTGTGTTTATTTTATACTGGTTTGTTTTAAATAAGAACCTTAAGCTTCAAAATATATTGCTGCTTGTCGCCAGTTATTTTTTTTATGCCTGCTGGGATTGGCGCTTTATGTTCCTGCTCATTTTCTCAACACTTCTTGATTATTTCACAGGTATAAAAATGAGTGAAACCGAAAAACCGGGTAAACGAAAATTCTGGTTTTGGCTAAGTGTTTCAATAAACCTGGGGTTTCTGGCAGTGTTCAAATATTATAATTTCTTTGCCGGATCATTTTCGGAGGCTATATCAAATTTAGGTTTTTATGTGAGCCCGTGGACGCTGAAAGTCATCCTTCCTGTGGGAATATCATTTTACACTTTTCATGGCTTATCTTATGTAATTGACATCTATAAGAAACGGATCAATGCAGAACGAAATATTGTAGATTATGCCCTTTTTGTAAGCTTTTTCCCGCTGTTGGTTGCCGGCCCTATTGAACGGGCAACACACCTTTTACCACAAGTGAAACGGAAACGGATATTCGACTATACGCTAGGGGTTGATGGTTTACGGCAAATACTTTGGGGCCTGTTTAAAAAAGCCGTAATAGCTGACCAATGTTCAGTGTACGCGAATACCATTTTTGCCAATTCACATATTTACTCCGGCAGCACATTGGTATTGGGAGCACTTTTTTTTACTTTCCAGATCTACTGTGATTTTTCGGGCTACTCTGACATTGCATTAGGTGTAGCCAAACTTTTTGGAATTGAATTACTTAGGAATTTTGCTTTCCCTTATTTTTCAAGAGACATTGCAGAGTTTTGGCGTCGTTGGCATATTTCGTTATCAAGCTGGTTCAGAGACTACCTGTACATCCCATTGGGAGGAAGCAAAGGAGGAACATGGGAAAAGGTAAGAAACACATTTATAATATTTTTAGTTAGCGGCTTTTGGCATGGTGCGAACTGGACATTTATAGCATGGGGATTTTTAAACGCATTGTTTATAATGCCCTCTATCCTATTCAACACCAACCGAAATAACCTGGAAATAGTTGCAAAAGGCAAAAGCCTGCCAACTTTAAAGGAGTTTCTTAACATGTTGCTTACGTTTTCACTGGTGGTTTTTGCCTGGATATTTTTCAGGGCCAGTAGTTTAAGTGACGCTACAAATTATATCAGCAGAATATTTTCGGGATCGCTTTTCACTATCCCTCAATTTGATGCTAATCGTTTAGAGGTATTGGAAACCATGATTTTAATTTTAATTTTTTTAGTTATCGAATGGAACGGCCGTGAAAACCAATACGCTATTGCAAAATTGGGAAAACTTAAAAGCCGAGGTTACAGGCTGGCATTTTATTTTAGTATCATCTTGCTTATTTTCTTGTTCATGGGAAGAGAGCAACAGTTTATTTACTTCCAGTTTTAA